The following coding sequences are from one Pigmentibacter ruber window:
- a CDS encoding NADH-quinone oxidoreductase subunit A: MEQSVYSIGLNPYLPILLILIFGLALGLGVSGASLFLGPKKPNSHKLEVYECGLPVTSSAENRFSIKFYLTAILFILFDIETIFMYLWATAFDYLGWFGIVEVGLFLATLTIGYIYVIRRGALRWD; the protein is encoded by the coding sequence ATGGAGCAATCCGTTTATTCTATTGGTTTGAATCCTTATTTGCCAATATTGCTCATATTAATATTTGGGCTTGCACTAGGTCTTGGAGTTAGCGGCGCATCACTTTTTCTTGGCCCTAAAAAACCTAATTCACACAAACTTGAAGTGTATGAATGCGGTTTGCCGGTTACAAGTTCCGCTGAAAACCGCTTTTCAATCAAATTTTATTTAACCGCAATATTATTTATTCTTTTCGATATAGAAACAATATTTATGTACCTGTGGGCAACTGCGTTTGATTATCTAGGCTGGTTTGGCATTGTGGAAGTTGGATTATTTTTAGCAACTTTAACAATTGGCTATATTTATGTCATCAGACGTGGTGCATTACGTTGGGATTAA
- a CDS encoding formimidoylglutamase produces MTKNLFKFLEKTNITVTNRKETLGASIKHIEYLDKNQKKFEIDFNNKYIIIGVPDDRGVIENNGNPGANEGPDRFRESFYKLYDTNLRIFNPSTHKPFTSSEQNNKNCDFISSKFVDAGNLILAKSIQETHERLSEVVNFFVTKNAKLIFVIGGGHDFSYGSYKGHVTAKKNEIIPIINLDAHFDLRPVENGKINSGTAFRRIIDDFPLSIHEGKALLEIGIQRERNPQSLYDFVFEKKIPTIEYMTLLNVWRDLFAGHAQTPLEHIRDHLDDCSTFGFDRFKGSIHVSLCLDIFDQSIAPGTSASTPFGVQVKDLSQSLTFIAKSQTCRVMDIAELCPARDTHEMTSRLTAALVYRMALLREEYSSRLT; encoded by the coding sequence ATGACAAAAAATTTATTTAAATTTTTAGAAAAAACAAATATTACAGTTACAAATCGCAAAGAAACTCTTGGAGCATCAATTAAACATATTGAATATTTAGATAAGAATCAAAAGAAATTTGAAATCGACTTTAATAATAAATATATTATTATTGGAGTTCCTGATGACAGAGGAGTAATTGAAAATAATGGAAATCCAGGTGCGAATGAAGGGCCAGATCGCTTTCGTGAAAGCTTTTATAAATTATACGATACAAATTTGAGAATATTTAATCCAAGTACACACAAGCCTTTTACAAGTAGTGAACAAAATAATAAAAATTGCGATTTTATATCAAGTAAATTTGTAGATGCTGGAAATTTAATTCTTGCTAAGTCCATACAAGAAACTCATGAAAGACTTTCTGAAGTAGTTAATTTTTTTGTTACAAAAAATGCAAAATTGATTTTTGTAATTGGAGGTGGTCATGATTTTAGTTATGGAAGTTATAAAGGACATGTTACAGCAAAAAAGAATGAAATAATTCCTATAATAAATTTAGATGCACATTTTGATTTGCGGCCTGTAGAAAATGGCAAAATAAATAGTGGAACTGCTTTCAGAAGAATTATTGATGATTTTCCGTTAAGTATTCATGAAGGGAAAGCATTGTTAGAAATAGGAATACAAAGAGAAAGAAATCCACAATCTTTATACGATTTTGTATTTGAAAAAAAAATACCAACAATTGAATATATGACCTTACTAAATGTCTGGAGAGATTTATTTGCAGGGCATGCACAAACTCCATTAGAACACATTCGAGATCATTTAGATGATTGCTCTACTTTTGGATTTGATAGATTTAAAGGCAGTATTCATGTTTCATTATGTTTAGACATTTTTGATCAATCCATAGCCCCTGGCACAAGTGCTTCAACACCGTTTGGAGTTCAAGTAAAAGATTTGTCACAATCTCTAACATTTATTGCCAAATCCCAAACATGTCGTGTTATGGACATTGCAGAACTTTGTCCGGCAAGGGATACTCATGAAATGACTTCAAGATTAACAGCAGCACTCGTTTACCGTATGGCATTATTGCGTGAAGAATATTCTTCAAGATTAACTTGA